A part of Babylonia areolata isolate BAREFJ2019XMU chromosome 6, ASM4173473v1, whole genome shotgun sequence genomic DNA contains:
- the LOC143283371 gene encoding uncharacterized protein LOC143283371 isoform X1 — MANNVHNVMYHWRLASVMMMMMMMMRVTVGLSAKSQAHGMEEKTARYLNEMEPCKVPRVLQIVKAVFHETNESFTRKELHDVYETNMTSEKEKNETDLSLRAKGPFRIRYFCAIGNHLAVNPCQGLERTTDSNTDPKLSLLILPNKTGKCAKKCHLTPTKPFMNITYNFLSVPQGSSGTAAVKYAVKLGYVQKAKDWRCLKNDGYGTINATGVGTVSVMWRTDGTNMRLWFYLDGVNFSIKCEDVNESLLSCSNTKPTPTTPPTTVMTTTTPSTTITISSKSPEGPETHQNVHTFIIPVLLPVVCVIIITIVIAITVCFVKSRQQMAQINPARSGMPTEIPPPPPPPPGPPVPTPRAERQQSLNHSYTSLNIAPEDSVMDNQDKRTARNRNRVDKEVWVPLYYNS, encoded by the exons atggcgaATAATGTGCACAATGTGATGTACCACTGGCGCTTGgcttctgtgatgatgatgatgatgatgatgatgagggtgaccGTAGGGCTGTCTGCAAAATCACAAG CACACGGAATGGAAGAGAAGACTGCCAGATATCTGAACGAGATGGAACCGTGCAAAGTACCAAGAGTGCTTCAAATAGTTAAAGCCGTGTTTCACGAAACGAACGAGTCCTTCACACGGAAAGAACTGCATGACGTCTACGAAACGAATATGACaagcgagaaagagaaaaacgaaacggACCTCAGTCTTCGGGCCAAAGGACCCTTCAGAATTCGATACTTCTGTGCCATCG GGAACCATTTGGCTGTCAACCCTTGCCAAGGCTTGGAGAGAACAACAGATTCAAATACGGATCCAAAGCTATCCCTTCTCATCCTTCCGAACAAGACAGGGAAGTGCGCCAAGAAGTGCCATTTGACTCCGACGAAGCCGTTCATGAACATCACCTACAACTTTCTGTCGGTCCCACAGGGATCGTCCGGGACTGCTGCTGTAAAGTATGCTGTAAAg CTGGGATACGTGCAGAAGGCGAAGGACTGGCGATGCCTGAAGAACGACGGTTACGGGACCATCAATGCCACGGGTGTGGGCACTGTCAGCGTAATGTGGCGGACAGACGGCACCAACATGAGGCTGTGGTTCTACCTTGACG GCGTCAATTTCAGCATCAAATGCGAAGACGTGAATGAGTCACTGCTGTCATGTTCAAACACTaaacctacccccaccacaccacctacCACTGTGATGACAACCACCACACCTTCTACAACGATTACAATCTCCTCCAAGTCTCCCGAAGGGCCTGAGACACACCAAA ATGTTCATACATTCATCATCCCTGTCTTGCTTCCCGTCGTCtgcgtcattatcatcaccattgttattgCCATTACCGTCTGTTTCGTCAAAAGCAG ACAGCAGATGGCCCAGATCAACCCTGCACGTAGCGGGATGCCCACAgagattcctcctcctcctcctcctcctcctggaccTCCTGTGCCCACTCCGAGAGCCGAGCGTCAACAGAGCCTGAATCACAGTTACACCTCCCTGAACATCGCTCCTGAAGACTCCGTGATGGACAACCAAGACAAGAGGACCGCCCGCAACCGCAACCGGGTTGACAAAGAGGTGTGGGTCCCTTTGTATTATAACTCTTGA
- the LOC143283371 gene encoding uncharacterized protein LOC143283371 isoform X2 has product MANNVHNVMYHWRLASVMMMMMMMMRVTVGLSAKSQAHGMEEKTARYLNEMEPCKVPRVLQIVKAVFHETNESFTRKELHDVYETNMTSEKEKNETDLSLRAKGPFRIRYFCAIGNHLAVNPCQGLERTTDSNTDPKLSLLILPNKTGKCAKKCHLTPTKPFMNITYNFLSVPQGSSGTAAVKYAVKKAKDWRCLKNDGYGTINATGVGTVSVMWRTDGTNMRLWFYLDGVNFSIKCEDVNESLLSCSNTKPTPTTPPTTVMTTTTPSTTITISSKSPEGPETHQNVHTFIIPVLLPVVCVIIITIVIAITVCFVKSRQQMAQINPARSGMPTEIPPPPPPPPGPPVPTPRAERQQSLNHSYTSLNIAPEDSVMDNQDKRTARNRNRVDKEVWVPLYYNS; this is encoded by the exons atggcgaATAATGTGCACAATGTGATGTACCACTGGCGCTTGgcttctgtgatgatgatgatgatgatgatgatgagggtgaccGTAGGGCTGTCTGCAAAATCACAAG CACACGGAATGGAAGAGAAGACTGCCAGATATCTGAACGAGATGGAACCGTGCAAAGTACCAAGAGTGCTTCAAATAGTTAAAGCCGTGTTTCACGAAACGAACGAGTCCTTCACACGGAAAGAACTGCATGACGTCTACGAAACGAATATGACaagcgagaaagagaaaaacgaaacggACCTCAGTCTTCGGGCCAAAGGACCCTTCAGAATTCGATACTTCTGTGCCATCG GGAACCATTTGGCTGTCAACCCTTGCCAAGGCTTGGAGAGAACAACAGATTCAAATACGGATCCAAAGCTATCCCTTCTCATCCTTCCGAACAAGACAGGGAAGTGCGCCAAGAAGTGCCATTTGACTCCGACGAAGCCGTTCATGAACATCACCTACAACTTTCTGTCGGTCCCACAGGGATCGTCCGGGACTGCTGCTGTAAAGTATGCTGTAAAg AAGGCGAAGGACTGGCGATGCCTGAAGAACGACGGTTACGGGACCATCAATGCCACGGGTGTGGGCACTGTCAGCGTAATGTGGCGGACAGACGGCACCAACATGAGGCTGTGGTTCTACCTTGACG GCGTCAATTTCAGCATCAAATGCGAAGACGTGAATGAGTCACTGCTGTCATGTTCAAACACTaaacctacccccaccacaccacctacCACTGTGATGACAACCACCACACCTTCTACAACGATTACAATCTCCTCCAAGTCTCCCGAAGGGCCTGAGACACACCAAA ATGTTCATACATTCATCATCCCTGTCTTGCTTCCCGTCGTCtgcgtcattatcatcaccattgttattgCCATTACCGTCTGTTTCGTCAAAAGCAG ACAGCAGATGGCCCAGATCAACCCTGCACGTAGCGGGATGCCCACAgagattcctcctcctcctcctcctcctcctggaccTCCTGTGCCCACTCCGAGAGCCGAGCGTCAACAGAGCCTGAATCACAGTTACACCTCCCTGAACATCGCTCCTGAAGACTCCGTGATGGACAACCAAGACAAGAGGACCGCCCGCAACCGCAACCGGGTTGACAAAGAGGTGTGGGTCCCTTTGTATTATAACTCTTGA